Part of the Thermomicrobiales bacterium genome, CACGTGACGATGTGAGGGCGCGGGAGTTGTCATCGGCGGTGGTATCCTTCGCGATTGTGTCCCCTCGGGATACGACGCAAGGCTGGGTGCCGAGGCGTTGCCGGCGTCATGGCGCGGCGTCATGGCTTGAGGCGCATTGCCTTCGTAGCGGAGCAACACGATACGCATGCGCTCTTGGCGATTCTGGGTCGGAATTTTCGTTAGCCTGTTCTTCATCTACTTCGCGCTGCGCAATCAGGACTTCGGCCACATCTGGCAAGCCCTGCGCGAGGCCGATTACCGCTGGGTTGTGCCCTCATTTGTCCTCTATTTTCTCGGCGTCGCGGTGCGCTCGGTGCGCTGGCATTACCTGCTCCGATCTGTGCGCGATACCTCGCCGCGCCGCCTCTTTCCCATCGTCGTTATCGGCTATATGGCGAACAACATCTTGCCGTTCCGCGCCGGCGAAGTCGTGCGCTCGTATGCGCTCTCGGCGCGTTTCGGCATCCGCAAGTCGTCGTCGCTGGGTACCATCGCGATCGAGCGTATCTTCGATGGCTTCACGATGCTGCTGTTCATCGCCGTTGCCTCGCTCTCGATTGCCCTGACCGGCGATCTGCGGACGATCGCGCTGATCGCGCTGGTGCTGTTCCCGGTGCTGCTGATCGGTTTGACGGTAGTGGCTCGATCCGATTCCCTGCGTGAGTCGGTCGTTGGTCTCGGCATCCGGCTGCTGCCGGAGCGAATCGGCCTGCGTGCCGAGGCGCTGGTGCGCTCGTTCATTGATGGTCTGGGTATTCTGAACCGACGACAGGACCTCATCGGCGTCAGCCTGACGTCGATCCTGGCCTGGCTGTTGGAAGCCTCGATGTACCTGCTGATCGCGGAGGCGTTCAGCCTCGACCTGTCAC contains:
- a CDS encoding flippase-like domain-containing protein — encoded protein: MRSWRFWVGIFVSLFFIYFALRNQDFGHIWQALREADYRWVVPSFVLYFLGVAVRSVRWHYLLRSVRDTSPRRLFPIVVIGYMANNILPFRAGEVVRSYALSARFGIRKSSSLGTIAIERIFDGFTMLLFIAVASLSIALTGDLRTIALIALVLFPVLLIGLTVVARSDSLRESVVGLGIRLLPERIGLRAEALVRSFIDGLGILNRRQDLIGVSLTSILAWLLEASMYLLIAEAFSLDLSPAAILLVTAVANLATLIPSSPGYVGPFETGVLLVLNGALGIARPLALSYAIVVHAVLYFPVTLLGLIFWWRESYSWREARAAEEAVG